One stretch of Lucilia cuprina isolate Lc7/37 chromosome 6, ASM2204524v1, whole genome shotgun sequence DNA includes these proteins:
- the LOC111689263 gene encoding neprilysin-4 — protein sequence MKLIKINFIIFIQIIELLKAIQSDHVQVMYCEEKQECLENIDQRLLEIIRENMVNSTQPCEHFWDYACGSWTAAPYYDHVDNFGAISNYYADKLIETLNELQHDCIGENQNITDLVNQITKYFLSCRNIESYYLPMSPYLKELPVHKIFGDSFKWSQVFGAEGNIWKNFNWLKAVAYLRKYGFKDIFLLESIGFAWNDSLQYVVELKIPHANGNFENKYKVLQIMEEFDLIFAHNNTKNYLKLALELYEFDKDLFGLYTKYEHKKRDHFILLEDLPYLVPAIDWNLYFELLLNQELPPETPIEFSGDLNYFHDLQELIQQTPSKIVGSYVFIRFCQYLMDIRPLITDRECLLHTNVMFPLGVNFIYDRFVYKNRVKDEIILNNIFSELKQEFSKNIQANKFSLTSQEQQYLQDKLKLMQLKIGNLPLHNEDINHYYADVHLIKNNFHYNHLEMLKFRTLQQHRALLNPSLELVNTDTYYVNDDISQLRNAPYFVHQRNMLIMPMLFLQLPFYHYAQHPVLQYSLVGWIMAHELSHAFDAHGLFFDAWGNVNLMGLQLAHKTSYISSVDCLIKYIPTISLNERMADVNGLQLVWQTFAHRIPQYDHVYGDLSLKKLFFINFAQFFCGSLPQPISHDRDDVRVRQSVANIQEFAEVFQCSGEAKENPAEKCNIWIK from the coding sequence atgaaattaataaaaataaattttataatatttattcaaatcatTGAACTTTTAAAAGCGATACAAAGCGATCATGTACAAGTGATGTACTGTGAAGAAAAACAAGAATGTCTAGAGAATATAGATCAGCGTTTACTGGAGATTATCAGGGAAAATATGGTGAATAGTACACAACCTTGTGAACATTTTTGGGACTATGCTTGTGGTTCTTGGACAGCAGCACCATATTACGATCATGTGGATAATTTTGGAGCCATATCGAATTATTATGCAGACAAATTAATTGAAACTTTAAATGAATTGCAACATGACTGTATTGgagaaaatcaaaatataacCGATTTAGTGAATCAAATAACGAAATATTTCTTATCTTGTAGAAATATAGAATCTTATTATTTGCCTATGTCTCCTTATTTGAAAGAGTTGccggtacataaaatatttggtgATAGTTTCAAATGGAGTCAAGTATTTGGGGCAGAGGGTAATATATGGAAAAATTTCAATTGGTTAAAAGCTGTGgcctatttaagaaaatatggtTTTAAGGATATATTTCTGTTGGAATCGATAGGATTTGCTTGGAATGATTCTCTGCAATATGTAGTGGAGTTAAAGATACCACATGCTAAtggaaatttcgaaaataaatataaagttttgcaAATAATGGAAGAATTTGATTTGATATTTGCccataataatacaaaaaattatttaaaattggccCTTGAATTATATGAATTCGATAAAGATCTCTTCGGTCTCTATACAAAATATGAGCATAAGAAACGTGATCATTTTATATTGCTAGAAGATCTTCCTTACTTGGTCCCTGCCATAGATtggaatttatattttgaattgttATTAAATCAAGAGCTACCACCTGAAACGCCTATAGAATTTTCAGgagatttaaattattttcacgaTCTACAAGAACTGATTCAACAAACGCCTTCCAAAATTGTAGGTTCTTatgtttttataagattttgtcAATATTTAATGGATATACGACCCCTTATAACGGATCGAGAATGTCTGCTACATACTAATGTTATGTTTCCATTGGGTGTAAATTTCATTTACGAtagatttgtatataaaaatcgcGTTAAGGACgagataattttaaataatatattctcAGAATTAAAACAAGAATTCTCTAAAAATATACAAGCAAATAAGTTCTCTTTAACTTCCCAAGAACAGCAATATCTGCAggataaattgaaattaatgcaGTTAAAAATCGGCAACTTACCTTTACACAACGAAGACATCAATCACTACTACGCGGATGTGCATttaatcaaaaacaattttcattacaatcacttggaaatgttaaaatttcgCACTTTACAACAGCATCGAGCTTTACTCAATCCCTCCCTTGAATTAGTTAATACTGATACCTACTATGTCAACGATGATATTTCTCAGTTGCGTAATGCTCCCTATTTTGTACATCAACGCAATATGTTAATTATGCCCATGCTATTTTTGCAATTACCCTTCTATCATTATGCCCAACATCCGGTATTGCAATACTCCCTAGTCGGTTGGATTATGGCCCATGAATTATCTCATGCATTCGATGCTCATGGTCTATTCTTTGATGCCTGGGGTAATGTTAATCTTATGGGTCTACAACTGGCCCATAAAACCTCTTATATATCATCGGTGGATTGTTTAATCAAATATATTCCCACGATATCACTAAACGAAAGAATGGCTGATGTAAATGGTTTACAATTGGTGTGGCAAACATTTGCCCATCGTATTCCTCAATATGACCACGTCTATGGAgatttatcattaaaaaaattattctttataaattttgctcAATTTTTTTGTGGTTCTCTACCTCAACCCATTAGTCATGATCGTGATGATGTAAGAGTTAGACAATCGGTGGCAAATATACAAGAATTTGCTGAGGTCTTTCAGTGTTCCGGTGAAGCGAAAGAAAATCCTGCAGAGAAATGTAATATATGGatcaaataa